Proteins from a genomic interval of Aspergillus flavus chromosome 7, complete sequence:
- a CDS encoding uncharacterized protein (of unknown function-domain containing protein), which translates to MEITSGAGLTVLPHDAERYQSDAVADITLTIGYLSALISILSQALTPRAKFMKIMFFNLLSTCVSASLCCLTIYCAVKAREHNTPPDANESVKNGYSSDACAVSAIWLIFMIWVANTIRAWRPMELQDPMVAFSIFASVTITRAGTFVTVSDGLAFVSRLLKGFMIGFAIATGVSLLILPITSRRNVFHDIKGYVAQIDAVLQSQMAFVERTPQLLTGGQGLLNRTRTAQTIRDVENNPGSDLEARKKQLTASITKLNALHGKLQSDLFYANDEFAWGKLSASDLNRIGGLLRSILLPLAGMVQLPEVLDMIIKNEGSRENDRGSDGERGDELLKQSEMEKVSGTLHDRLADATSLTTGGLQYVLLALELAKPKQLESKRNESGDEESKGEAISPLDSNFTSRFEQEMSKYFERRKELPRSLASLEAFSASEKVDDISNDSRAVIPDSDVRQEFFLILYMGHLQESLLNGVLELIKFADSKVADGTMKKSGPIFPMQNSIRGWLSLKSEKDKSRGSDSRQPSQANPASIHAEDEPDRFPDPEHLPPANLLEKASTIIRFISHVIKSEYSIFGFRVAAAAFSVGILAFLHQTQNFFIRQRCIWAMIVIVIGMNPTSGQSMFGFVARIVATAVSLVLSLVVWYIVDQKTPGVIVFLYLANVFEYYFYVNVPQYFGPSIISIVTLNVIVGYELQVRKLGMEVATSNGQPYYPIYIFGPYKLAAVAAGCAISFFWVIFPYPITAKSTLRKSVGRALFVLAKFYSCMHTTVELWLHGELSNGQDTRSASYKLETSGHKIFKEEMMLLNQLRTYSHFSTYEPPIGGKFPKETYDHIISEIQRMLTSMALMAHTTQHLNVSSRETESSRNSGERWVSQLASIALQSADFHSHSLTSLLCHLSASLANAQPLPPYLSVGDSFPLARHLQRIDGELLSIRHVQDPAFSAFVTLEVLRSVVGFTLRDLLSNVKTLVGELKFDNYSRGTLEDAESARLLSTNTEP; encoded by the exons ATGGAAATCACGTCTGGGGCTGGACTCACGGTCCTTCCTCATGATGCTGAAAG ATACCAAAGCGATGCAGTCGCGGACATCACATTGACAATCGGATATTTATCCGCCCTCATCTCAATATTGTCGCAAGCTTTGACCCCACGCGCCAAGTTCATGAAGATCATGTTCTTCAATCTCCTATCAACATGCGTTTCGGCTTCCCTTTGCTGCCTTACAATCTACTGTGCTGTCAAAGCAAGAGAGCACAATACTCCTCCGGATGCCAATGAGAGTGTTAAGAATGGATATAGTAGTGACGCCTGTGCTGTGTCTGCCATCTGGCTGATCTTTATGATATG GGTCGCTAACACCATCCGTGCATGGCGCCCTATGGAACTGCAGGATCCCATGGTCGCCTTTTCCATCTTTGCATCTGTCACCATCACACGCGCCGGGACCTTCGTGACGGTATCCGACGGTTTGGCATTCGTCTCGAGACTTTTGAAGGGCTTCATGATCGGTTTCGCCATTGCGACAGGTGTATCCTTATTGATATTACCCATTACCAGCCGACGTAACGTTTTCCACGACATCAAGGGCTATGTGGCGCAGATTGATGCAGTCCTTCAATCCCAAATGGCGTTCGTGGAGCGTACACCTCAGCTACTGACAGGAGGTCAGGGACTCTTGAACAGGACACGAACTGCTCAGACTATTCGTGATGTTGAGAATAATCCTGGATCTGATTTAGAGGCACGGAAGAAACAGCTTACGGCGTCAATCACGAAATTGAATGCTCTTCATGGGAAACTACAGTCCGATCTATTTTATGCTAATGATGAGTTTGCTTGGGGAAAGTTGTCCGCGAGCGATCTCAACCGTATTGGAGGGTTATTACGAAGCATTTTGTTGCCTCTGGCTGGAATGGTTCAGCTTCCGGAGGTTCTGGATATGATCATCAAGAACGAAGGGTCACGGGAGAATGACAGGGGGTCGGATGGTGAACGTGGAGATGAGTTACTGAAGCAAtcagagatggagaaggtttcGGGGACTCTCCATGACCGTTTGGCGGATGCGACCAGTCTAACAACGGGAGGACTGCAATATGTTTTGTTGGCATTGGAGCTGGCCAAGCCTAAGCAACTAGAGAGCAAGCGCAACGAATCCGGTGATGAGGAGTCCAAAGGCGAGGCGATTAGTCCACTTGATTCAAACTTCACTTCTCGATTCGAGCAAGAAATGAGCAAGTACTTCGAACGACGCAAGGAGCTCCCACGATCTTTAGCGAGTCTTGAAGCATTCTCGGCGTCAGAAAAGGTCGACGACATATCCAATGACTCTAGAGCTGTGATACCTGACTCCGACGTCAGGCAGGAGTTTTTCCTGATTCTGTACATGGGCCATCTGCAGGAGAGTCTTCTCAACGGAGTGCTCGAACTAATCAAGTTTGCAGATAGCAAGGTTGCGGATGGAACAATGAAAAAGAGCGGACCAATCTTCCCCATGCAAAATTCTATACGAGGATGGCTATCCTTAAAGTCTGAGAAGGATAAGTCGAGAGGCTCGGACAGCAGGCAGCCTTCCCAGGCCAATCCCGCCTCGATCCATGCAGAGGATGAGCCCGACCGATTCCCTGATCCCGAGCATCTACCTCCAGCTAACCTTCTGGAGAAAGCGAGCACTATCATTCGCTTTATCTCGCATGTCATCAAGTCGGAGTATAGTATTTTCGGATTTCGCGTTGCGGCCGCTGCATTCTCCGTTGGCATATTGGCGTTTTTGCATCAAACGCAGAACTTCTTCATTCGCCAAAGGTGCATCTGGGCTATGATTGTCATTGTGATCGGCATGAACCCGACAAGTGGACAATCTATGTTTGGCTTCGTGGCCCGTATTGTAGCTACCGCCGTCTCGCTAGTCTTGAGCTTGGTCGTCTGGTACATTGTCGATCAGAAAACTCCCGGCGTCATTGTATTTCTATATCTGGCAAATGTATTTGAG TACTATTTCTACGTGAACGTCCCTCAATACTTCGGCCCTTCCATCATCTCAATCGTCACCCTGAATGTCATTGTTGGCTATGAACTACAG GTCCGCAAACTAGGAATGGAGGTCGCAACCTCCAACGGCCAACCATACTACCCCATCTACATCTTCGGACCCTACAAACTCGCCGCCGTTGCCGCCGGATGcgccatctccttcttctgggtCATTTTCCCATACCCGATCACCGCAAAGTCCACGCTGAGGAAATCCGTTGGTCGAGCACTATTCGTCCTCGCCAAATTTTACAGCTGCATGCACACAACCGTCGAGCTCTGGCTCCACGGCGAACTAAGCAATGGCCAAGACACCCGCTCAGCATCCTACAAGCTCGAAACCTCCGGACACAAAatcttcaaagaagaaatgatGCTCCTAAACCAACTCCGCACGTACAGTCACTTCAGTACATACGAGCCCCCAATCGGCGGCAAATTCCCAAAGGAAACTTACGACCAcatcatctccgagatcCAGCGAATGCTAACCAGCATGGCATTGATGGCACATACAACCCAGCATCTAAATGTCTCGTCCAGGGAGACGGAAAGTTCTCGTAACTCGGGAGAAAGATGGGTCTCGCAGCTCGCCTCGATCGCGTTACAATCTGCCGATTTCCATTCCCATTCTCTAACCTCGCTACTTTGCCATTTGTCGGCTTCGCTTGCCAATGCCCAGCCCTTGCCGCCGTATTTGTCTGTCGGTGATTCGTTCCCCTTGGCAAGGCATTTGCAGAGGATTGATGGTGAGTTGTTGAGTATTCGCCATGTACAGGATCCGGCTTTTTCGGCATTTGTGACGCTGGAGGTGCTGAGGTCTGTGGTGGGTTTTACTTTGAGGGATTTATTGAG TAATGTGAAGACGCTCGTTGGGGAGCTTAAATTCGACAATTACAGCCGGGGCACATTGGAGGATGCTGAGTCGGCGAGGTTATTATCGACGAACACTGAGCCGTGA